TCCTAAAATGCAGCAAATcgggagaaaaaggaagaaaatgggaTGGGCATacggcaaataaaaaaatatacatatatatatatgtaataaacgAATGCACGAGGAGTACATAAAAGACACCCGCCCCCACGCGATAACTACGaataaacaatttaaaaaaaattatacttgTAAAAGTATACAcagctgaaaaaaaaggggcaaattCGCCTGACGTGTGCAGGCATAGGCTAACTTATACACTCCTGTGTACTGCACACATAAAAACACTTTTAAAAGTACgcaacagtttttttttccacctgttTCTTTTGCCCTTAAAAGGGCTACGTGCGCTTGCAACACGTGTTCTCACGTGCACACAGAATGCGCTTTACAAATTTGATACGTTTTACCAATCAGGTGTTCACCTCTGTGCACCTTTAACCATACCTTCTCCCCCGCtgggagttttttttccgttccttttaaactttttttttttacaccattGTGAGTGTGCTTCACTGGGTGATGTGCCCCTCACGTGGTGGGTGACATAAAGGCGTTTGCATAATATCACATGATAGCACTGGTTTGGATACCCCCCCTTAATCGCCGCGCCCTTTGCGTGCAGCAGCCCTGCCATTAAATTTcggtctctttttttcctgggcatcgcctttttttccgctaAAGTCTCGAAGTTTAGCCTTTCCGTCGTGCTTGAAATAGGGGGAGACATAATGCAGGGGGACAATCTGATTCAACGTTTCGTCGtccgtttttaaaatatagtCGGTGGTGAGTTTAAAAGTTTCCGGCTTCACCTTGAAGTATTTGAACCGAATGGGCATGTCATCAATTAGGTCTTCATAAGCACTCGAGTCGTTCTCCAGGTATTCCAATTCGCTATACTTCTTCTCACCGCCATTGCGGTTGTTACTTTTGGGTCCACTTATGTCGGGGGCATTCCCTTTTTGGTAATCCTTTGGAGGCGCGCAATGCAGAGGTACTACCTGCTTCTTCAAATCATGTTcatgtgttatttttttaaaacaggGTTTACACACGGCAAAGTTGTCGCAACAGGTGCACTCGTACACATAATTGAGGGGGCTAATAGGCACATTGCATTCGTCGCATAAAAACCACATATCGTTCGAATTTTCCACCGTACCCGCATCTTCACcggttgcctttttttttttttttttttttttttcctcctttggaAGGCACATATTGGCAGTGTCGTTATCCTCCgcgtctccccccccctcgccgCTAACAGCGTTTGCCCTTTTGCGGTCCtgtttgctttcctttttcttgccttttttgctgccctcCATTTTCAAATCCTCCGTGAGGTTCTTTCGCTTCCTCTCCCtctgcctcttcctcttttctctccgcttttccctcctcttttccttcctcatGTCAATCCTCACGCTGCTCTTTATTTGGCGCGGGTTggaatttataatatttccaTTCTGTTCTTCATAGCGAAAATTGTACGTCTTTTCAAACTTGGCAGCTTTATCCAATTCTTCATCGTCAACTTCGTCAATGTCTTCATAAACGTTGTGGATTTTATCTTCCCTCCACAATTCTTTCAAAATATAGTCCCTTAAAAATTCTTCAtctttatttaaattgtCATTCCAGTATTCCTTTAGCAGTCCATCCTCTTCCTTTACAATTTTGGACGTCTTTAGGAAGTTTtcataatatgttttttcctccagaatttccttttccgttttttcctttatggTGAAGAAATTTCCATCGTCAccttcattttcgttttgttCCTCTGCAATTTTGCATGcctctataatttttttttttaattcctcctGCTCGTTTAGGTAgctctttttgtttttttgcgagcaggcttctttttccttctcgatcagtttttcctcctcctcgtcaaTGGCATGCGACCCCTCCTTCATTAGGATGTCTTTGAAGTAGTCCGCATAGTTCAGGCTGCCCCTGCTGGCGGCGCTTTCGCCCACTTGGTCAACTTGGCCCACTTCGTTAACTTCGCCAACTTGGTcaccttttcccccttcgcttCCATCCCCttcgccttcccccccgtcgTCCGACACGTCCGTCTCAAAATCACTgtcgtggaaaaaaaagtcgccCTCCTTGGGCAGCAGGCTGGCATCTTTACTTTTCAACTTGAGTAGCAAATCgctgaacttttttttaaacttggAAGTGAGCAACAAACCGTCATGGTCTTCATCACTGCTCGAGCTTTTATCGTCACTTGACAGGGTTCCCtcatcttctttttcccctgaTACGTTTTCGATTCCCTTACGGTTCGCCTCATTTTCTCCATCGCAACTTTTTAAATCGCAACTTTTTACATCGCCCTTttgaattttccttttttttcttccctttcgttCTGCACTTTCTGAGGAATCATTTTGAAGACACTTATCATTGGCGCCCTGTTCGTTTTTTGGCTCGGCCCCTTCGTCCCCATGATCAGGTTTTTCAAccgtttcgtttttttctttaacaagGGGCGGGGCTGTTCCATCCTCCACTCGGGCGCTCTTtttacttcccccctcttcgaCCTTTGCAGGGTTTCCAACTTCCCCAGtggtgctcatttttttttttttcctcaccctTTTGGCCTTCGCGTAACAGACCAATCTGCGTAGGCGAGGGATCTGGTAAAACTCACGTTATACTGGTCAGTTGCATAAGTTGCTCCTGATGGCACGTGCTTCGTACCAGGCATCGGTGGGTACCTCCGCCGCGGTATATGCTACTCTGCttcgattttattttacgcGTATCTTTTGCACGTTTGATGGGTACACGATTTGCGGGCACGCCAGCTTACTTTTCCGCCTACTTGGAAATCCGCTCGCCCAACAGGTGAGAGATTATATGCGCATAAAAAGAGCTACGCATGTgttattttatgttttttttttttttatttattatttttttttttttccttcttcggGAGCGAGAAATTTATAGTCCCGCTTCCCTTCCCTTCGTAcggaatttattttacaaacatTAGAGGGGGGCGGAGAATATGCAGATTGCATGACTGACCGTCCGAAGAACACCCTttcgcttttatttttatggaTGTAttgcatttaattttttttcttttccttttattttccgcCTTGTTCGCCTTGTCCTTTTTccctctacatttttttttcccttttacgGGGTTAATCGCACTGAACCTTTGGTTATACTATTTTTAcgccgttttttttgggggggccccaatagagggcaaaaaaaaaattcagttcATACGCGATTGTGGCAAGAAAAAACTGTTGCCACTTTGGCACTTCACTACGTCGCAGattatgcctttttttttttttttgggccaCTTTCCATGCAGCTATGACGCTCCACGTTgatgcaaaataaattcacGACATATGAAAATGCAAGGCATGCGAGGGCCGAATTTTCCGAGcgaaaacaaataaaaataaaaccttATCGAAGGAGCCTTCGCAAAAAGGGATCCCCCAAACGGTAAGGGCAATCCCCTCGATGGTACGCTAACAACACGCGGTGATTTGTTTCTTCTCCGCGCATGCTCAGATCGTATGCCCAAAGCTTGGCCAACCTCGCATACTTATGTACAGCAGCGCTTCATTGGCTCCATTAAAACGGTACTTAAAACGTAGGGGTCAAACTGGTTATCCATTTCTatggcgaaaaaataaaaaaataaaaaggagcacTCAAAATAGCCATTATTCTTCAACTCTGTCGTGACATACGGGTGTCCATATTTTAATACACAtttggaacaaaaaaaaaaaaaaaaaaaacacgcgcTGTGGTCATGCTCGTGTCTCTTCATATGATGAGGACTACACACCGTGGCGTATCTTCGCAAAATTAAAGCCTATACTTATCATCGCTGCaaagtgaagcaaaaaaggaggcaatcCGTACGGGTTAGCCGTGCAACCATAATGCATATAACGCTGCACAGTTGCTGTGCGGGTGTCCCGCCGCGTGAGCCATGTCATGGTGTACTGGTGGGGCAACTTCCACGCGCAGGCAAAATGGACAGCAAAATAAACAGCAAATGGTGCTCTCTCcccctctcttttttttttttttccctcttcctcATTACATACAGTGGTTGAAAGGGAAGCCGCAGCGCAACTGGGTCATAGTATTTGCATAAATTTCCTAAAAGGGGAGGGTGGAAAATGCAAGAGGCACATTTGCACAGTTGCCTGAGTAGGGTTCCCCCCGTGCTGGCGTTTCTTTGGAGTTTTCCCATTCTGGGGGTCTGCCCTCCCCCCGTGTGGGCACGCCCTTACCGATGTACTTCATTGACAAGTTATAACCCATGTCGTTGTAAAACAACATTTGCTTTTCCATAAATCGTCTTCTACTTTCGTTGGACACATGCATCGtatcaaaaaaggagatcTTCAAGTACCTGTAGCCGTAGTAGGCGCCGTAGTAAAAGAGGCCtacgaaaaagggggagggggagaggagaGAGAGAAGGCACATTGTATGGGGCAGCTTCACAATATGCTTCTTTTGAGAATGACTGATGCGCTGTGCACACAGAGTGAGTGCTCTTATAGTACCTCCACATATTCCAAACAGAACGCTGTGGGTTATGCTCGGGCCCTTAAGGGCGTGACATATCCCCCCGCAGAGGCGTCTACAAAATCCTggagggaaaagggaaagggtgGCCACATAAGTTAACGCCTGTGCAGCGGTGTGCACAGATGGGTACAAATGTTTCACCCAGCTGTTGCCCATTTGGGGTGTCATGAACGGGTGATTCTCCCCATGAGGTTATCCGCCAAATAggccccttcttttttttttcccgtttctACACATTTGATGGGCACAGAAGGGGGCGCGCAAAATGAGGTGTTACCTGCTTTCTTCTGTTTCTCCTCCATTACGTTATTTGCCATTTTAGCGCTGCGTGCGGATGGCCACGAAGTTGGGAATGCAGTGTGGGAGGAGTGAACACTCGATCgtttcaaatttgaagataaaACGGAAGTGTTCAACACAggtgaggggaaaaaatggctacGTAATGGTGCTGCTCATCGGTTTAAggagctggaaaaaaaaaaaaaaaaaacaacaagtaacaaacaaacgggggaacTCTTTAGCGGCTAAGCGAGGGAACTGCTAACCGGCCAAACGAGTAAACAAAGAGGAAACCATCGAGCGCACCAATCCTGTGCATCGTTTCCCCCGCATACACTCGTGCGGGTACACCACATGACGCCCGGTGCATgcacccctttttaattgCCCATGGCGGGAAGTGCTATGTggcaaaaaagtgaagcaCTAAAATGGGGGACTTCCCGCCGATTAACTTCGCTTTTTAACcgtctcctttttccccctcctgttACATTTTGTTCGTTTGATTTGGGATTCCTTGCCAGTTGGCACCCCAGTGAGGCAACTTCCAAAATTCTCAGAGTCAGGAGAGCGAAAGGAGGCCCCCCTCACCTTTTTAAAGATAGTTAATTTGATCGAAGAGGAGCACCTGGGAGGAAGTTGAATGGATGGTTTTTCCACTGCTTTTCCACTGCTTTTCCTccgcctttccccccttttcttcaccacttcCCAAACTACCCTTTCACTGCGCCGGTACGTGAAGACATgtcgaagaaaaaaaagagcgcgaagaggaagaatgGCAGCAGCATAGTGTACTCCCACCCGAAAATCACATCCACCATCTTACTATGCTCATGCTACTTCTTCTACGGCATATTTGGCGTAGTGTATGTGATCCTCATTCTGATTGCCATTATCTTTTTAAACCTTGACCACTCGAGCGATGGCGGTGGTGGAGGTGGTAGCGGGGGAAACGCCATAAGCGCATACTCTATCTTCAACAAGGGGAGGAAATACCTAATTGGTGATTTGCGAATGAACCAAATTGAAACGGAGTTGCGGAACAGGAAGTTTAAAAACGAAGACAGTGACGATAACTTTATTCGATACGATgacattaacaaaaataaattttacgtCAAGGGGTCCTCCAAGTATAATAACAAGTTGTGCACCTGTGGGTCCAACAGGAAGTTTAAAAAGTGCTGCGGAGCGATGAAGGACGATTCATCGGATTATTGAAGGggcaaaaggaaggaaggggggaaaggaaggaggaagaaggaagaagaggcaaCTCCAGACGTGCAATTTGttgacattttttcccccccaatttgGCCACACCTTCCGTGGGCATGATACTCATACACACATTTGAATcacaaaaggaaagaagttCACTTTTACCCCGTGAGAAGGGCCACACTGGGTACGTTACGGTCCGTCAACGTTTGGCCAGTAGTATACCCCCCCAATTATGCTCCACACCTCACGCGCGCCCCCAAACGGACAGGGCACTTTTCCGCACAGGGGAACCCCCCGCtgtaatgtatttttttaattttttagttaAACGTGCGCCaccgaagggggaagcgcaaTAAGCGGTCACCCACAAACAACTTTTAAAACTCCCCTTCAATTGCTGCCAAGTAGCCACGTAGCCAAGTAACCCAGCAGCCAAGGCGCGTTCATAAATGCGACTTGTTCCAAGCtgaggggaaaaacccacaagcgaagcgaacaaaattgaggaaaGACCAAAAACgttgttctccccccccataCACATAAACTCACATTTGAGATGGGCGGGGGGGCACAAATGCTgattgcacacaaaaaaaaaaaagaaacaaagaAAGAATTATCACTTATAGATGGTCAAACCGTTGTGGcggttttctccttttcacgTGGCTCCAGACACGTACGGAGGCACACACCTACGTTTGCTTACCCTTACGTGCGTGCGCCCTACTTAAtgcctccttcttttcctcctgctgctccccccccgagtgagctttcatttttcctcttggCCTTCAAATTAAACAACTGAGACACCACATTGCCGTTCTGCCGCATGCTCTCCGAGTTGCCGtaactttttaattcttcggaaatttttgcgaaaattttttttacattttccacGTTGGTGTATTCCCTGCCCTTCAGCGTCAAAATGAATTTTACCTGCCGGGGGGAAATATTGCGGAGGCTGTGATAAACCCACAAGTAAATTTGTGTCATCGCACCTATGCTGGTTAATTTACTTTCCACACAGAACTGTGTGAAGGGCGTGCTTACCCGGTGTCTCCTCAGCAGAAACTGCTTCGCTGAATTTATCTTTATAAGCAAATCGTTGGCCCCAATTCTGCGAAGAAGCGGGTGGGGTGCGCGCAGGTGGGCGTCAGCGCGGTGGAGCAGCCATACGATGTAAGCAGCACATAGACGCGGGCGGACACACGTATAAACAGACACATGTATAGATGGACGACCACTTGGCCCATTACCTCGGCGTTATTCGCAACTGTTTGACGACCTTGTTTTCCGCCTTGAGCTTCAGctgcttcattttcttttccttaaTTGTGAAAAGTggagtgtttttttatttctctcaTTTGTTTGCGTCTGTATTTGGCGAGGTGGCTGTGCGTGTTCATGGGCTCACGTTGGGGAGTTACAGACGCTTCTCTTGGTTAAGCAGCTTTACGCGGTGAACGCTTCTTCACACCGCATAACCTTGCGCCGGTGTGCTTCGCTCTGCCTACCTGCATGTACCGTTCGCGCCCCTCGGAGTAGCTCGACGCATCATTCGATTCCCTCAAGTGAAACAACTTTGTGCAACACACCTTGGGGGTGTAAAAGCAGCAGACGTACTCGCTATTCCTCagggaaaatataaacacaTGTGCcaggacgaaaaaaaaaaaattacttaacattataaaatgttaatggggaaaatgagaaaacgAGGGAACACCCAAGCACAGAGGTTGGGTAAGCACGCTGGGTCTCAGGAAGTCATTTTTTCCGAGTAGCTAAACcattcggggggggaggaattccaaaatgtattttttaaaaatacgttaaaaaaaaaaaaaaaagttgaggGGGCACGCGAAatgggagaagcagcagggGGGCACAAACGGGGGTTGGAAAAGGGCTTCAAAAGGGGCTTCAAAAGGGCTTCAAAAGGGGCTTCAAAAGGGCTTCAAAAGGGGCTTCAAAAGGGCTTCAAAAGGGGCTTCAAAAGGGGCTTCAAAAGGGGCTTCAAAAGGGCTTCAAAAGGGGCTTCAAAGGGGGCTTCAAAATGGGCCCCAAACGTGCGACTAACACATTTGAGGAATTGCTGCGTGGCTGGGaacgccgccaacaccgccaacaccgccaacaccgccaacgctAGTAGCGTCCCCGTTTGTACACCTTCCCCAGAAAACTCCTCACATTGGTAAccccttttcctttattcataatttacAATTTCGCGTTTTAAAAAGGCATGCGAATGTGTGCGCAGCGCGTCTATACATTTTGTTCACATAaagagggcaaaaaaaaggacgaaaaaaagaaaaaaaataattaaaaataattccctAACGCTCCTTCCTCGtggttattaaaaaattaaacatgtTCGCATATGTGCTCGAATTGCAGtcgtaaaatttttccttcttcctgtAGAGGTCCAACAATTCGTAGGCGTCCATGTCGAACTGGCAAAGCAGGGGGGTAGAAAAAGGAGGTAAAATGTGGGGGAGAGAAATAAAGCGCCCATCCATGGAaccaaattggcaaaaaagggggaaacaaaaacgaAACGAATAAACTTGTACGGCGGTGGCACGACGGATGAGctaattttaacaaaaatggtaAATGGGTAAATCAGCGGAGGAACAAACGGGCGGGTAACCCTGTTCACTTCTCCTCTCTCGCACGGGGCACAGAACGCCCCAAACGAAGGCGCCACTTACGTCGTCTTTTACGCACGCGTCTGCGCCGTATTTTATCAGTAGGGTGAAAAATTCCGgaaatccattttttatagCAATGTGCAAAGCGGTGTCTCCTTCCTGACGCATTTGAGCAGGTAAAGGAGTACATTCTGTTTTTTATGTTCTctacaaattattttaagtgccccttttggtaattttaaaaaagacgTATCCCCCTTAAGAGGGCGTATTATACACGTACCTTATTCTTTAAGTCAATGATATCCTTGATGCTGTTCCGGCAGAGGATATCCAAACAGTAGACGTTGTTATTCAGCGCGATGATGTGCAGGCAGGAGTCTCCGTTTTCCTGAAAAAGGGTGCAGGGTGTAGGGTGCAGATAAACGCTCCATATGGTATgtaaaaggggagaaggagaCCGTTTCAACGTCTTCTTAACCCCAGTGTGCGTTTCTGCACCGTCGATCTTGGCATTTTCTTAAAAGTATTgtccccctctccccccatgAATTACATTCCGCTTTAGTAACCAGTCAGTGGaatgtttttctccccccttacATTAACATGCTTATAGTCACACCCATTGCTCAGCAGAAAATAGAACATATTCGTGTCTTCATTGTGGGCGCAGATGTGGAGTAGGCTGTTGTCGTTCTGACGGGGTGAGCGTAAAAGCAAATGAGTGGATGCAAACGTGGATGCAAACGCGGATGCGCGTCTGCTTGCATTTCCGTGCAGGCATACACAGATGTACAATGCACGATGTGCAATGTCTGGGCGCAGGGTGTGTGTTATATGCCACTGTCATCCCCCTTTgcgcacttaaaaaaaaaaaaaaaaacaccacaTCCACCCTTTGTGCTCACCAAAAATTTGCTATTTATGTCGCTATTCtttagtaattttttcgCTCTCTTTAAGTTTCCTGAGGGCGAAGTAGGTTGGGATGTATGCCACAGGTGTGCAGGCAAAATTTACGCGCGCTTTCGTGCGACATACCTATGAAAACGCTTAACCCCAAATCTGACAACTTGTCACGCACGCTGTCGTTGATTATCGTTACAGAgatcatttttgtttagcTTTCGTTTGAGAGGGGGTTTTCAACTGGGAGTTTTTTGCGCCACGGTTCGTCGACTTTGAGGTGGGGCCCTTTTCTTGCAAGTGCAGCGCGGTGTTTCTGTTCCGCTTCGCTTCCtttcgttttgctttatttattattttatttttttttttttttttcccctccgctGCTAATTCGTCTGCGCACGCACTGCAGATTGTTCACCTGCCCACCATTTTCCGTTGCGCGCTTAATCAGCAGGGGCGCTTGTTTTCCACCAAAAGCGTCTTCCTGCTTACTCGGTGAAAAgttcaaaaaaggaataaacaAATAGCTTACTCCTACGGAGGGGCAAAACTGCAGTTCTGTTTCGCTTCGAAACGGGGGAATTGCAGTGCCCTGTCTTGTTGCGACCTGCCTTTAGCGTTATCCGCGGCAAGCCTCGTTTGGTGTGCTTCgcattttgcaaatgtgtatatgtattatatatatatatattttttttttttttttttttccttttttttacatttccctGCACACATGCGCGCGCCCTCCGCGGCCCCTTCCACCACGCCGGACGTCCAAATCACAAAATTCACAAGCGCTTGTTTCAATTGTTCACAAACATGTTTCTACACCCTGCTTTGGGTCGTGCATAACATgaggttttaaaaaacaaaaaaaaagttaatgcgtttttgcatcattttatcatttttttttttttttcttcacaactGTTGAGAAGCACACAGGAGTTACACAAAAACATGTTGGCGCGAAAGCGGCCACGTTACGCAAATTGGGGGCCgcggcacaaatgggggcCGCCAAAGCGGTCGAAACTGGCGTAGACACACCGCCGCTAAGGTTACGCCGCTGAAGTAACGCCGCTACATACTCGCACACGCGTGGCGCAAAAATAACTCCGCGGGGGCATCTCAAATATCGATGGGCAAATTGTTCTTTAGCCGTTTCTTGCGCTCGTCCATCAGCCACTGCACGAAGGTCCTGCATGGAAGAAAGgcgtaaaaggggaaatgaaGGAAACTCTCACGAAATGGGGGAAAACGGCACGGCGTACAACGTGAACGCTGCGGAAGGAGAAGGTCACAAGGAGGACTTCCGCCCAGGGTCGGAGTGGCCGTCCCCGAGGAGACACCCCCAGCACTAATAGCACTGAACGAAGCcgctttttttgcgcttacTTCTTCTTTTGGCTCCCCTTGTGTTCCTTCTGcacgttcgttttttttagtttCTCATTGTCTATAACGAAATTAAGGGCAACGTCTAGGGGAATATAATTTTCCCTATTGTTTAGAATGTTAATTTTGGGCATTGCGTTATCCGATGATGATAAAGAACGCTTCAAATGGTTTTCATCGTCTTCACTTTCGTTACTTTCGTTACTGTCATCACGTCCGCTCGATTTCTTTGGCATTTTATTCTGCTGATCCTTCTCTGAACCATTCGAATGATTGTTGTCCCTGTTTTGATCACTCCGTttgtttgtctttttttctttttccacgCCCGCTTCTCTCAAATTGGATCCTTTCATTCCCGTCGAATGTTCCTCCCCTGGGCTGCTGTTCCT
Above is a genomic segment from Plasmodium vivax chromosome 5, whole genome shotgun sequence containing:
- a CDS encoding translation initiation factor IF-3, putative (encoded by transcript PVX_089095A) codes for the protein MKQLKLKAENKVVKQLRITPRIGANDLLIKINSAKQFLLRRHRVKFILTLKGREYTNVENVKKIFAKISEELKSYGNSESMRQNGNVVSQLFNLKAKRKNESSLGGGAAGGKEGGIK
- a CDS encoding hypothetical protein, conserved (encoded by transcript PVX_089105A), whose translation is MISVTIINDSVRDKLSDLGLSVFIGNLKRAKKLLKNSDINSKFLNDNSLLHICAHNEDTNMFYFLLSNGCDYKHVNENGDSCLHIIALNNNVYCLDILCRNSIKDIIDLKNKEGDTALHIAIKNGFPEFFTLLIKYGADACVKDDFDMDAYELLDLYRKKEKFYDCNSSTYANMFNFLITTRKER
- a CDS encoding hypothetical protein, conserved (encoded by transcript PVX_089090A); its protein translation is MSKKKKSAKRKNGSSIVYSHPKITSTILLCSCYFFYGIFGVVYVILILIAIIFLNLDHSSDGGGGGGSGGNAISAYSIFNKGRKYLIGDLRMNQIETELRNRKFKNEDSDDNFIRYDDINKNKFYVKGSSKYNNKLCTCGSNRKFKKCCGAMKDDSSDY
- a CDS encoding hypothetical protein, conserved (encoded by transcript PVX_089085A): MSTTGEVGNPAKVEEGGSKKSARVEDGTAPPLVKEKNETVEKPDHGDEGAEPKNEQGANDKCLQNDSSESAERKGRKKRKIQKGDVKSCDLKSCDGENEANRKGIENVSGEKEDEGTLSSDDKSSSSDEDHDGLLLTSKFKKKFSDLLLKLKSKDASLLPKEGDFFFHDSDFETDVSDDGGEGEGDGSEGGKGDQVGEVNEVGQVDQVGESAASRGSLNYADYFKDILMKEGSHAIDEEEEKLIEKEKEACSQKNKKSYLNEQEELKKKIIEACKIAEEQNENEGDDGNFFTIKEKTEKEILEEKTYYENFLKTSKIVKEEDGLLKEYWNDNLNKDEEFLRDYILKELWREDKIHNVYEDIDEVDDEELDKAAKFEKTYNFRYEEQNGNIINSNPRQIKSSVRIDMRKEKRREKRREKRKRQRERKRKNLTEDLKMEGSKKGKKKESKQDRKRANAVSGEGGGDAEDNDTANMCLPKEEKKKKKKKKATGEDAGTVENSNDMWFLCDECNVPISPLNYVYECTCCDNFAVCKPCFKKITHEHDLKKQVVPLHCAPPKDYQKGNAPDISGPKSNNRNGGEKKYSELEYLENDSSAYEDLIDDMPIRFKYFKVKPETFKLTTDYILKTDDETLNQIVPLHYVSPYFKHDGKAKLRDFSGKKGDAQEKKRPKFNGRAAARKGRGD